A portion of the Anoplopoma fimbria isolate UVic2021 breed Golden Eagle Sablefish chromosome 15, Afim_UVic_2022, whole genome shotgun sequence genome contains these proteins:
- the jade1 gene encoding protein Jade-1, whose amino-acid sequence MMKRSRHPSSSDDSDNGSNSTCWSQHSSQPRRGTGQKPSEVFRTDLITAMKVHDSYQLNTEEYYVLADPWRQEWEKGVQVPVSPQSIPQPVTRVLAEKGKEVMFVKPKKLIRTSGAEALGYVDIRTLAEGMCRYDLNEEDVAWLQTTNEEFAEMAMPPLDEITMERVMEEFERCCHENMTHAMETEEGLGIEYDEDVVCDVCRSPDGEDNNEMVFCDKCNICVHQACYGIQKVPKGSWLCRICALGILPKCQLCPKKGGAMKPTRSGTKWVHVSCALWIPEVSIGNPEKMEPITNVSHIPSNRWALICCLCKEKAGACIQCSAKNCRTAFHVTCGLHASLEMNTILTEDDEVKFKSYCPKHSGLEGAESRDRDSGGEDEKEKESAKDKKGKRRGRVRVEEEEDAASPCSSSYVAPQLIDTGPSDLELLASRQQEKRVSLRKLKLQEMEEEFYQFVEVEDVASRLKLQPEVVDFLFQYWKLKRKANFSQPLLTPKKDEEESLARREHEVLLRRLQLFTHLRQDLERVRNLTYMVTRREKMKRSLCKVQEQIFQHQVRLLDQELLTGDPSEKDLEKIFSLGWSSSQDSQSGSSMTDSRLKTKPASLKQEKRKGGDRKGLSDSVPPHRKENLSKPLETKDSKSSRIKESGPAEDTSNARIQNSEISQEIKFPNFHKPEVVQETITVKLHRAECRKCSRREAPGPEHEALARRKRDNEQEERRRKRRSDTTESFPVQVKNRFGSKHMEKTVSIRLVDIRNSDNDDFFLDEGTTNRSPASLEVTTNTKLNRANGISDAAAAVKANGWLRKTPTNGSHTTNRHVGGHLRSWGRFRIPRRSEKPLTAAEEKEEEEELLRPLTNTPKTRLRTGTESDSSDSKPGDGEMEPCLKRCHSHKLRGDSALGRRYGSDIIRRGVLAS is encoded by the exons atgatgaagaggagcaggCACCCCAGCAGCAGCGACGACTCCGACAATGGAA GTAATTCCACATGCTGGTCGCAACATTCATCACAGCCCAGGAGGGGGACCGGTCAGAAACCCTCCGAG GTTTTCAGAACCGACCTGATCACCGCCATGAAGGTGCACGACTCGTACCAGCTGAACACGGAGGAATACTACGTCCTCGCCGACCCGTGGCGGCAGGAGTGGGAGAAAGGCGTCCAGGTTCCCGTCAGCCCCCAGTCCATCCCACAACCCGTCACCAG GGTTTTGGCCGAGAAAGGGAAGGAGGTCATGTTCGTCAAGCCAAAGAAGTTGATCCGGACGTCGGGCGCCGAGGCGCTGGGCTACGTGGACATCCGGACGCTGGCGGAGGGGATGTGCCGCTACGACCTGAACGAGGAGGACGTGGCCTGGCTGCAGACCACCAACGAGGAGTTTGCAGAGATGG CCATGCCGCCGCTGGACGAGATCACTATGGAGCGGGTGATGGAGGAGTTTGAGCGCTGCTGCCACGAAAACATGACGCACGCCATGGAGACGGAGGAGGGGCTGGGCATCGAGTACGACGAGGACGTGGTGTGCGACGTCTGCCGGTCGCCGGACGGGGAGGACAACAACGAGATGGTGTTCTGCGACAAGTGCAACATCTGCGTTCaccag GCGTGTTACGGCATCCAGAAAGTCCCAAAGGGCAGCTGGCTGTGTCGGATCTGTGCCCTCGGCATTCTGCCAAAGTGCCAGTTGTGTCCGAAGAAGGGAGGCGCCATGAAGCCGACGCGAAGCGGAACCAAGTGGGTCCACGTCAGCTGTGCCTTGTGGATCCCAGAG GTGAGCATCGGGAATCCGGAGAAGATGGAGCCGATCACCAACGTGTCCCACATCCCCAGCAACAGATGGGCTCTGATCTGCTGCCTGTGCAAAGAGAAGGCCGGAGCGTGTATTCAG TGTTCAGCGAAAAACTGCCGGACTGCGTTCCACGTGACGTGCGGCCTCCACGCCAGTCTGGAAATGAACACCATCCTCACGGAGGACGACGAGGTCAAGTTCAAGTCCTACTGCCCCAAACACTCCGGGCTCGAGGGCGCCGAGTCCAGGGACCGGGACTCGGGAGGCGAGgatgagaaggagaaggagagcgCTAAGGACAAGAAGggcaagaggagaggaagggtgagagtggaggaggaggaggacgccGCCTCCCCCTGTTCCTCGTCCTACGTGGCTCCTCAGCTCATCGACACAGGGCCCAGCGACCTGGAGCTGCTCGCCAGCCGCCAGCAGGAGAAGAGAGTCAGCCTCCGCAAGCTGAAGctgcaggagatggaggaggagttcTACCAGTTCGTGGAGGTGGAGGACGTGGCCAGCCGCCTGAAGCTGCAGCCGGAGGTGGTGGACTTCCTGTTCCAGTACTGGAAGCTGAAGCGCAAAGCCAACTTCAGCCAGCCGCTGCTCACGCCCAAgaaggacgaggaggagagcCTGGCACGCCGCGAGCACGAGGTGCTGCTGCGACGCCTGCAGCTCTTCACGCACCTGAGGCAAGACCTGGAGAGG GTCCGAAACCTGACCTACATGGTGACTCGGAGGGAGAAGATGAAGCGCTCGTTGTGTAAAGTCCAGGAGCAGATCTTCCAGCACCAAGTCCGACTGCTCGACCAGGAGCTGCTCACGG GCGATCCTTCAGAgaaggatttggagaagatcttcTCACTGGGCTGGTCGTCCTCTCAGGACTCCCAGTCTGGCTCCTCCATGACCGACTCCAGACTGAAAACCAAACCAGCGTCTTTAAAgcaggaaaaaaggaaaggcGGCGACAGAAAGGGCCTTTCTGACTCGGTGCCCCCTCACAGGAAGGAAAATCTGAGCAAACCGCTGGAGACGAAGGATAGTAAGAGCTCCAGAATCAAAGAGTCTGGACCCGCTGAGGACACCAGCAACGCCAGAATCCAGAACTCTGAGATCAGCCAGGAGATCAAGTTCCCAAATTTTCACAAGCCAGAGGTCGTTCAGGAGACGATCACCGTCAAGCTGCACCGAGCCGAGTGCAGGAAATGCTCCAGGAGGGAGGCCCCGGGGCCCGAACACGAGGCGCTCGCCCGACGTAAACGAGACAacgagcaggaggagaggaggaggaagaggaggagcgaCACAACAGAGAGCTTCCCGGTCCAGGTGAAGAACCGGTTCGGGTCAAAACACATGGAGAAAACCGTGTCCATCAGGCTGGTCGACATCAGGAACTCTGACAACGACGACTTCTTCCTGGACGAAGGGACGACCAACAGAAGCCCCGCCTCCTTGGAGGTCACGACCAACACTAAACTGAACAGGGCCAACGGGATTTCAGATGCCGCCGCCGCCGTTAAAGCCAACGGTTGGCTCAGGAAAACTCCGACGAACGGCTCGCACACAACCAACAGACATGTGGGCGGACATCTCAGAAGCTGGGGGCGGTTCAGGATCCCGAGGAGGAGCGAGAAGCCTCTGACGGCGGcggaggaaaaagaagaggaggaggagcttctGAGGCCGCTGACAAACACCCCGAAGACCAGACTCCGCACGGGGACGGAGAGCGACAGCTCCGACTCCAAACCAGGCGACGGCGAGATGGAGCCCTGCTTGAAACGATGCCACTCCCACAAGCTGAGGGGCGACTCGGCGCTCGGCCGGCGCTACGGCTCTGACATCATCCGGCGGGGCGTGTTGGCCTCCTGA
- the asmt2 gene encoding acetylserotonin O-methyltransferase 2 has translation MAEHLSQSELDYPFKLLEYFNGFRVSKVIFSACELGVFDLLLKSQEPLSAQHVAQELSTSVDGMERLLDALVGMEILEVETTDGTALYSSTDVANLYLAKGSGKSLHDMVIYQSQTTYPLWNHLVDAIREGKNQNEKTYGVPPEDIFQAVYRSEEEMLKFMGLMNSSWILDGHDIATAFNLSCFQNIVDLGGCTGALAREMAKAYPSSSVTVFDLPQVVETAQKHFSQEDDDVVFQSGDFFSGEIPPADLYVLARIIHDWPEEKCLQLLKKIYNICKPGGGVLLVEAMLFENRRGPVTAQIFSLNMLVQMEGRERPPSGYTSILNKTGFHNVQVCRTGKSYDAILAVR, from the exons ATGGCAGAGCATCTGTCCCAGAGTGAGCTGGACTACCCGTTCAAACTTCTGGAGTATTTCAACGGCTTCAGGGTCTCAAAG GTGATATTTTCTGCCTGTGAGCTGGGAGTGTTTGACCTCCTGCTGAAGTCCCAGGAGCCCCTGAGTGCCCAGCATGTAGCCCAGGAGCTGAGCACCAGCGTGGACGGGATGGAGCGGCTGCTGGACGCACTGGTGGGGATGGAGATCCTGGAGGTGGAGACCACAGACgggacag CTTTGTACAGCAGCACCGACGTGGCTAATCTTTATCTGGCCAAAGGCAGCGGCAAGTCTCTTCACGACATGGTGATCTACCAATCCCAGACCACCTACCCGCTGTGGAACCACCTGGTGGACGCCATCAG GGAGGGGAAGAACCAGAATGAAAAGACCTACGGCGTTCCACCAGAGGACATCTTCCAAGCCGTTTACAG ATcggaggaggagatgctgaaATTCATGGGTCTGATGAACTCCTCGTGGATTCTTGACGGACACGACATTGCGACGGCGTTCAACCTCTCCTGCTTTCAGAACATCGTAGATCTTGGAG GATGCACCGGGGCTCTGGCCCGTGAGATGGCGAAGGCGTACCCGTCCTCCTCCGTCACGGTGTTCGACCTCCCGCAGGTCGTAGAAACGGCTCAGAAACATTTCTCTCAGGAGGACGACGATGTTGTGTTTCAAAGTG GAGATTTCTTCAGCGGTGAAATTCCTCCGGCTGACCTCTACGTTCTTGCCAGAATCATTCATGACTGGCCTGAAGAGAAGTGCCTCCAGCTGCTGAAGAAGATCTACAACATCTGCAAACCAG GTGGTGGTGTCCTGCTGGTGGAGGCCATGCTGTTTGAGAACAGACGAGGCCCCGTCACGGCTCAGATCTTCTCTCTCAACATGCTGGTGCAGATGGAGGGTCGGGAGCGCCCGCCGTCCGGCTACACCAGCATCCTCAACAAGACCGGCTTCCACAACGTTCAGGTGTGCCGGACCGGCAAGTCCTACGACGCCATCCTGGCCGTCAGATGA